From a region of the Bacteroidia bacterium genome:
- a CDS encoding prolyl oligopeptidase family serine peptidase has translation MIFNNINGIYACSMLLISLFISCKESTNEQTINRAPEPQVIRFRSQDTTILVGGIEVDILYPNTTARGTILCLPGWDFSRKDLCIRGNVCTIARDSGYILILPEMGKSVYQSRVYPETRSEWRKFPGILWLTDTLIPHMQKEFMILLPGENNFVYGISTGGRGVLQIATHTTGIFRAGCALSGDFDQTRMPGDNLMKGYYGDYKLFRERWEGEDNPMRNVRKVDFPVFLCHGKMDKVVSFEQSKLMFDALHDNQKIGGISPNDTGGHNYGYWNYESKFVFNMFHTNSKLPGDSIWKTSGN, from the coding sequence ATGATTTTCAACAATATAAACGGTATTTATGCCTGTTCAATGTTACTCATCAGTCTGTTCATTTCCTGTAAGGAATCAACAAATGAACAAACTATAAACAGGGCGCCGGAGCCACAGGTCATCCGTTTCAGATCACAGGACACTACTATTCTGGTTGGCGGAATAGAGGTGGATATTCTTTATCCCAATACCACTGCCAGAGGCACCATTTTATGTCTGCCGGGCTGGGATTTTTCCAGGAAGGATCTCTGCATTCGTGGCAATGTGTGCACGATCGCCCGGGATAGTGGCTATATTCTGATCCTGCCGGAAATGGGGAAGAGCGTTTATCAATCCCGGGTGTATCCTGAGACCAGGTCCGAATGGAGAAAATTTCCGGGCATCCTTTGGTTGACCGATACCCTTATACCCCACATGCAAAAAGAATTTATGATACTGCTGCCCGGTGAGAACAACTTTGTGTATGGCATTAGTACCGGAGGCCGCGGTGTCTTACAGATTGCCACCCATACCACGGGGATCTTCCGTGCCGGGTGTGCACTCTCCGGCGATTTTGACCAAACGCGCATGCCGGGCGATAATCTTATGAAGGGATACTACGGAGATTATAAGCTATTCAGGGAGCGATGGGAAGGAGAGGATAACCCGATGAGAAATGTCCGCAAGGTTGATTTTCCGGTCTTTCTTTGTCATGGAAAGATGGATAAGGTGGTCTCTTTTGAGCAATCTAAGCTTATGTTCGACGCGCTGCATGACAATCAAAAGATAGGAGGTATATCTCCCAATGATACCGGAGGACACAACTACGGATATTGGAATTATGAGAGCAAATTTGTTTTCAATATGTTTCATACCAACAGCAAGCTTCCCGGAGATTCAATATGGAAAACCAGCGGGAACTGA
- a CDS encoding tetratricopeptide repeat protein, producing the protein MKSLSFLLLALLLILFSCSGEQPADQTNIPADLKALNERIAKDSLNAEFYYDRSQYYFKSQDAVNAVMDIRKAIQLDSAKTKYHLAMGDYHFAMNKTGVTIQCLRKAAVLEPSNNEILLKLGELFYIVMKYDSAVFYVNRSLALEETNPKAHFQKGMILKESGDTTNALISFQTAVDQDQNYYDAFIQLGMLHERMGNNISLGYFDNAVRILPNSTEARYFKAMYFQSRGKSKEAGDIYDEILKLDSAHVNSIYNKGFLLLEVEKNAGKALRWFDRAYQLDPHYADAIYMRGLCHEKTGDNQLAAKDYNAALILQPEHPQALEGLKRLKVK; encoded by the coding sequence ATGAAGAGTTTGTCATTTTTACTGCTAGCCCTCCTTCTCATCCTTTTTTCCTGCTCCGGGGAGCAACCGGCCGATCAAACGAACATCCCTGCTGATCTGAAAGCACTGAATGAACGCATTGCAAAGGACTCCCTGAATGCGGAGTTTTACTATGACAGAAGTCAGTATTACTTCAAGAGTCAGGATGCGGTTAACGCTGTAATGGATATCCGGAAGGCCATACAACTTGATTCGGCAAAAACGAAATACCATCTTGCAATGGGTGATTATCATTTTGCGATGAACAAAACCGGAGTAACCATTCAGTGTTTAAGAAAGGCGGCTGTTCTTGAGCCCTCCAATAATGAGATACTGCTTAAACTGGGCGAGTTGTTTTACATTGTTATGAAGTATGACTCTGCAGTATTTTATGTTAACCGGAGTTTGGCCTTAGAAGAAACCAATCCAAAGGCACATTTTCAGAAAGGAATGATCCTAAAGGAATCCGGTGATACAACCAACGCACTGATAAGTTTTCAGACAGCTGTTGACCAGGATCAGAATTACTATGATGCGTTCATCCAACTTGGGATGCTGCATGAGCGTATGGGCAATAATATTTCCCTGGGATATTTCGATAACGCGGTGCGGATACTTCCCAACAGCACGGAAGCCCGCTATTTTAAAGCAATGTATTTTCAATCCAGGGGCAAAAGCAAAGAGGCGGGCGACATATACGACGAGATACTGAAACTGGATTCGGCCCATGTCAATTCTATTTATAACAAAGGCTTCCTTCTTCTGGAGGTGGAAAAGAACGCCGGTAAAGCGTTGAGGTGGTTCGACCGGGCTTATCAGTTAGATCCCCATTACGCGGATGCCATTTATATGCGCGGACTGTGCCATGAAAAAACCGGGGATAACCAACTGGCAGCAAAAGATTATAATGCTGCGTTAATTCTGCAACCCGAACACCCGCAGGCACTGGAAGGATTGAAGCGCTTGAAAGTGAAATAA
- a CDS encoding heme-binding domain-containing protein, whose protein sequence is MKKILKRIALLLLAGLVVIQFIRPEKNQGSSVGSANALASFTPSEDVLNILKVSCNDCHSNYTNYPWYAEVQPVGWWLADHVNEGKEHLNFDDFQSYSQEDQFEAMEELIETIREGEMPLTSYTLTHHDAVLDESQKKALITWAEGAMRQLLISNPGLQKEEGDEGEKEDRD, encoded by the coding sequence ATGAAAAAAATTCTGAAACGCATTGCGCTCCTGTTACTGGCAGGACTTGTTGTGATCCAGTTTATCCGCCCGGAGAAGAACCAGGGAAGTAGCGTTGGATCTGCCAACGCTTTAGCATCGTTCACTCCTTCAGAAGACGTGTTAAACATTCTTAAAGTTTCCTGTAACGACTGCCACTCGAATTATACGAACTACCCCTGGTATGCAGAGGTGCAGCCTGTTGGATGGTGGCTGGCCGACCACGTGAATGAAGGAAAAGAGCATCTCAATTTCGACGACTTTCAGAGCTATTCACAGGAAGACCAGTTCGAAGCGATGGAAGAACTTATTGAAACGATCCGGGAAGGGGAAATGCCTCTGACCTCTTACACCCTTACGCACCATGACGCGGTACTGGACGAATCACAGAAAAAAGCGCTGATCACCTGGGCGGAGGGCGCTATGCGCCAACTCCTGATCTCAAATCCCGGACTTCAGAAAGAAGAAGGGGATGAAGGTGAAAAGGAAGATCGGGACTGA
- the recA gene encoding recombinase RecA: protein MSKEKDSKEKSNGQEREVNKEKMKALQLTIDKLEKTYGKGAIMKMTDDAVESVEVIPTGSLGLDIGLGVGGYPKGRIVEIYGPESSGKTTLAIHAIASVQKQGGIAAIIDAEHAFDRFYAQKLGVDLETLLISQPDNGEQALEIADNLIRSGAIDMIVIDSVAALTPKAEIEGEMGESKMGLQARLMSQALRKLTANINKTRCCCIFINQLREKIGVMFGNPETTTGGNALKFYASVRLDIRRIGQIKEGETATGNRARVKVVKNKVAPPFRTAEFDIIFGGGISKVGEIIDLGVEHGLIQKSGSWFAYEGTKLGQGRDAVKQVFDDNPELAADIEYRIKQKLMAVPQVVEA from the coding sequence ATGAGCAAAGAAAAAGACTCGAAAGAAAAATCAAACGGACAAGAAAGGGAAGTCAACAAAGAAAAGATGAAGGCACTTCAGCTGACCATCGACAAACTGGAGAAAACCTACGGTAAGGGAGCCATCATGAAAATGACGGACGATGCAGTGGAGTCAGTTGAGGTAATTCCCACCGGATCGCTGGGACTGGATATTGGTCTTGGAGTGGGAGGTTATCCCAAGGGAAGAATCGTGGAGATCTACGGGCCGGAATCATCTGGTAAAACAACGCTTGCTATTCATGCGATCGCCAGTGTACAGAAGCAGGGTGGTATCGCTGCTATCATTGACGCGGAGCATGCCTTTGATCGTTTTTATGCACAGAAACTGGGTGTTGATCTGGAGACCCTGCTGATTTCCCAGCCCGACAACGGCGAACAGGCACTCGAGATCGCGGATAATCTCATCCGTTCAGGTGCTATAGATATGATCGTTATAGATTCCGTAGCCGCGCTCACGCCTAAGGCGGAGATCGAGGGAGAAATGGGTGAGTCGAAGATGGGATTACAGGCCCGATTGATGTCGCAGGCGCTTCGTAAACTCACGGCCAACATAAATAAGACCCGTTGCTGTTGCATTTTTATTAACCAGTTACGCGAAAAGATAGGGGTGATGTTCGGAAACCCCGAAACCACCACTGGCGGAAATGCACTGAAATTCTACGCCTCCGTCCGCCTTGATATCCGTCGTATCGGACAGATTAAGGAAGGCGAAACGGCTACAGGAAACCGTGCGCGCGTGAAGGTGGTGAAAAATAAAGTCGCACCACCTTTCCGCACAGCTGAATTCGACATCATTTTCGGCGGTGGGATTTCTAAAGTGGGAGAGATCATTGACCTGGGTGTAGAGCACGGTCTCATTCAGAAATCCGGATCATGGTTCGCCTATGAGGGAACGAAACTGGGTCAGGGACGCGACGCTGTGAAGCAGGTGTTTGATGATAACCCCGAACTGGCGGCAGATATCGAATACAGAATCAAGCAAAAATTGATGGCTGTTCCACAGGTGGTGGAAGCATAA
- the nth gene encoding endonuclease III: protein MRLKERYEQVVRYFEHHMPDAETELHYSDPFTLLMAVILSAQCTDKRVNTVTPALFAAFPTAEAMAASTPAVVYNYIKSISYPNNKAKHLVGMAKLLLERFHGIVPSDVDELQTLPGVGRKTANVIASVIYNKAALAVDTHVHRVSARLGLTTRAKSPLATEKQLVKYFPKEKLAIAHHWLILHGRYTCLARKPLCEKCGLQSMCLWYRRSVLK, encoded by the coding sequence ATGCGTTTGAAGGAACGTTATGAGCAGGTGGTGCGCTATTTTGAACACCATATGCCTGATGCTGAAACGGAACTACACTACTCGGATCCGTTCACACTCTTGATGGCGGTGATTCTGAGTGCCCAGTGTACGGATAAGCGTGTGAATACTGTCACACCTGCTTTGTTCGCTGCATTTCCAACGGCAGAAGCAATGGCTGCTTCCACGCCAGCGGTGGTGTACAATTATATAAAGAGCATTTCTTACCCCAATAACAAGGCGAAGCATCTGGTAGGCATGGCAAAATTGCTGTTGGAACGGTTTCACGGGATCGTGCCTTCGGATGTAGACGAGCTCCAGACACTTCCCGGAGTAGGTAGAAAAACAGCCAACGTGATTGCTTCTGTTATCTATAATAAAGCAGCCCTGGCAGTGGATACACATGTGCACCGGGTTTCCGCACGGCTAGGGTTAACCACCAGGGCCAAAAGTCCTCTGGCGACTGAAAAGCAACTGGTAAAATATTTTCCGAAGGAGAAACTGGCCATTGCACACCACTGGCTTATACTTCACGGGCGTTACACCTGCCTGGCTCGTAAGCCTTTATGTGAAAAATGCGGATTACAGAGTATGTGTCTTTGGTATCGAAGGTCCGTTCTAAAATAG
- a CDS encoding sigma-70 family RNA polymerase sigma factor encodes MELTQLADDKLIQLYVNGNEKCLEVLLNRYQEKIFTYIRMMVKDRARAEDVFQEAFFKVITSLKSGKYSDEGHFCAWVKCICRNIVIDEVRVEEKMPTISHVRSRKDDEDKDIFSVLKLYEEETPTDRMDRQEYRQNLRREMRFLIRQLPEQQREVVMMRYFFNMSFNEISNLLEINLNTALGRMHYAANNMRKLAGKYGKLKMEV; translated from the coding sequence ATGGAGCTCACACAACTGGCCGACGATAAGCTGATTCAGCTTTACGTTAATGGAAATGAGAAATGCCTGGAGGTTCTATTGAACCGGTATCAGGAAAAGATATTTACATATATCCGCATGATGGTGAAGGACAGGGCCCGTGCGGAGGATGTTTTTCAGGAAGCATTTTTCAAGGTAATCACGAGCCTGAAATCGGGAAAATATTCAGACGAGGGGCATTTTTGTGCATGGGTGAAATGCATTTGCAGAAACATCGTCATTGACGAGGTGCGCGTGGAGGAGAAGATGCCCACCATCAGCCATGTGAGGAGCAGAAAGGATGATGAGGATAAGGATATTTTTTCTGTATTGAAGCTTTATGAGGAAGAAACACCCACTGATCGCATGGACCGGCAGGAGTATCGCCAAAATCTTCGCAGGGAAATGAGGTTCCTGATCCGCCAGCTTCCGGAACAGCAAAGGGAGGTAGTAATGATGCGCTATTTCTTCAATATGAGTTTTAACGAAATTTCCAACTTATTGGAAATCAACCTGAATACTGCGCTCGGAAGGATGCACTATGCTGCCAACAATATGAGGAAGCTCGCAGGGAAGTACGGAAAATTAAAAATGGAGGTCTGA
- the trmD gene encoding tRNA (guanosine(37)-N1)-methyltransferase TrmD — protein MLSGPFEHSIIKRAIQKKLANIQLVNLRDYSTDKHGKVDDYAFGGGAGMVMMIEPIENCILALKKERTYDEVIYLSPDGEMLEQTLSNRLSLKGNLILLCGHYKGIDERVREHLVTREISIGNYVLSGGELAAAVLCDSVIRLLPGAISDETSALSDSFQDGLIAPPVYTRPADYKGWKVPEVLLSGHEAEIEKWRHEKALERTRQRRPDIL, from the coding sequence ATGCTGAGTGGCCCGTTCGAACATTCCATCATTAAACGTGCCATTCAGAAAAAACTGGCGAACATTCAATTAGTTAATCTGCGAGACTACAGTACCGACAAACACGGAAAGGTAGATGACTATGCTTTTGGCGGAGGGGCGGGAATGGTGATGATGATCGAACCCATCGAGAACTGTATTCTCGCTCTGAAAAAAGAGCGAACCTACGACGAGGTGATCTATCTGAGCCCGGACGGAGAAATGCTGGAACAAACGCTCAGTAACCGGCTTTCCCTGAAAGGAAACCTCATTTTACTTTGCGGACATTATAAAGGGATTGATGAACGGGTGCGGGAACACCTGGTCACCCGGGAGATTTCGATTGGGAATTATGTGCTCTCAGGTGGAGAGCTGGCTGCGGCCGTACTTTGTGACTCGGTGATCCGTTTGCTGCCGGGCGCCATCTCCGACGAAACCTCAGCGCTGAGTGATTCCTTTCAGGACGGGCTGATTGCGCCTCCGGTTTACACCCGGCCGGCGGACTATAAAGGATGGAAAGTGCCAGAAGTGCTCTTATCCGGCCACGAGGCGGAAATAGAAAAATGGAGGCACGAAAAAGCACTCGAGAGAACAAGACAGAGAAGACCTGATATTTTGTAA
- the rplS gene encoding 50S ribosomal protein L19, translated as MDAIQFIQQQNFPKIGKAEFKAGDTVNVHYKIKEGDKERIQQFSGVVIQIKGHGSSRTFTVRKISNGVGVERIFPLNSPYVEKVEVSKRGDVRRARLFYLRNLTGKKARIQERKYATEADTAETTTANA; from the coding sequence ATGGACGCAATTCAATTCATTCAGCAACAAAACTTTCCGAAGATCGGGAAGGCTGAATTCAAGGCCGGAGACACGGTCAATGTACATTACAAGATCAAAGAAGGAGACAAGGAGAGGATCCAGCAATTTTCCGGAGTGGTCATACAGATCAAAGGGCATGGATCGAGCCGTACCTTTACTGTAAGAAAAATTTCAAACGGTGTGGGTGTGGAGCGTATTTTCCCACTGAACTCTCCGTATGTAGAAAAAGTGGAAGTAAGCAAGCGCGGTGATGTTCGCCGTGCCCGTCTGTTCTATCTCCGTAACCTTACCGGAAAGAAAGCACGTATCCAGGAGCGCAAATATGCCACCGAAGCAGATACTGCAGAGACTACTACAGCAAACGCCTAA
- the asnB gene encoding asparagine synthase (glutamine-hydrolyzing): MCGFAGAFSFDDVGKKFHALTSSAIYSLRHRGPDDEGLLYRDNFSVGHRRLKILDLSPQAHQPMLSDSKDVILAFNGEIFNFDLLRRALERKGHVFQSRSDTEVILLGYQEWGTDVFDKLDGEFALAIFNEKKNELILARDRFGIKPLYFYRDEHVFLFSSELRGILKYGVPRVLDQTALQLYFHLNYIPSPYSIIQGVKKQEKGTFLSVVSNQVKYYVKPPSDVAEENHERALRSRLQHAVEKRLYADVPVGCFLSGGLDSTVITGIAAGIKPGLPSFSIGFPDQPFFDETGYAGIAAKKFGTTHTVFEVKNRELSESMHFLFSHLDEPFADSSSLPVQLLCKSTAEYVKVVLSGDGADELFGGYNKHEAERRIASRPMPALLAKAGLSMLSGAPVSRSGKTGNTLRKARKFLSSSLLSRPDRYWNMAGFPDGRNILTAHSIHNRLYGAAKKQFTCEEGNDLNDVLEADIRLVLENDMLVKVDRMSMAHSLEVRVPYLAHDVSSFVRSLPASRKISSGGRKLLLRNAFPDLVPDLILARSKKGFEVPLLEWFKGELKPMLEKEIGDITFLKQQNIFNPEALRQLFLKMLSGAPDDSPATLWAFLVFQNWYRNYFLN; the protein is encoded by the coding sequence ATGTGCGGATTTGCAGGGGCCTTTTCATTTGACGACGTTGGAAAAAAATTCCACGCACTTACTTCTTCAGCAATTTATTCTCTTCGCCATCGCGGGCCGGATGATGAAGGATTGCTGTACCGGGATAATTTCTCGGTTGGACACCGCCGACTGAAGATCTTAGACCTTTCCCCTCAGGCACATCAGCCTATGCTCAGTGACAGTAAGGATGTAATCCTTGCGTTTAACGGTGAAATATTCAATTTTGATTTGCTCCGCCGAGCACTGGAACGAAAGGGACATGTTTTTCAAAGCCGAAGCGATACGGAAGTGATTCTCCTGGGCTACCAGGAATGGGGCACTGATGTTTTTGATAAACTGGACGGTGAGTTTGCGCTGGCAATTTTCAATGAGAAAAAAAACGAACTGATTCTGGCACGTGACCGGTTCGGGATTAAACCCCTGTATTTTTACCGGGATGAACACGTCTTCCTGTTCAGTTCAGAACTGCGCGGAATCCTGAAGTACGGGGTACCAAGGGTGCTGGACCAAACGGCTCTGCAGCTGTATTTTCATCTGAATTATATTCCCTCACCTTACAGCATTATTCAGGGTGTAAAAAAACAGGAAAAGGGCACTTTTCTTTCCGTAGTCAGTAATCAGGTAAAATACTATGTTAAACCGCCATCTGACGTTGCGGAAGAAAACCATGAGCGCGCCTTGAGAAGCCGGTTGCAACACGCAGTCGAAAAACGGTTATATGCGGATGTACCGGTAGGTTGCTTTCTGAGCGGAGGTCTTGATTCTACAGTGATCACAGGTATTGCTGCCGGAATTAAACCCGGCCTTCCGAGTTTTTCCATTGGATTTCCCGATCAGCCGTTTTTTGATGAAACGGGCTATGCAGGGATCGCAGCGAAGAAATTTGGAACCACGCATACGGTGTTTGAAGTAAAAAACCGGGAATTGTCAGAATCCATGCATTTTCTTTTTTCCCACCTGGACGAACCTTTCGCCGATTCTTCCTCCCTGCCGGTTCAACTGCTCTGCAAATCAACCGCAGAATATGTGAAGGTAGTTCTATCAGGCGACGGAGCGGATGAGCTATTCGGGGGATACAACAAACACGAAGCCGAACGCAGAATTGCATCCCGTCCAATGCCTGCCTTGCTGGCAAAAGCCGGACTGAGTATGCTGTCCGGAGCTCCGGTTTCGCGATCAGGCAAAACAGGAAATACACTCCGTAAAGCAAGAAAATTTCTCTCTTCCTCCTTGCTGTCCCGTCCAGACCGATACTGGAACATGGCCGGATTTCCGGACGGAAGAAATATCTTAACAGCCCATTCTATTCACAACAGGCTGTACGGGGCGGCTAAAAAACAATTTACCTGCGAGGAGGGAAACGACCTGAATGATGTACTGGAAGCCGACATCCGGCTGGTACTTGAAAACGACATGCTGGTAAAAGTGGACCGTATGAGCATGGCGCATTCATTAGAAGTACGGGTTCCTTATCTTGCCCATGATGTCAGTTCTTTTGTGCGCTCACTCCCTGCCTCCCGAAAAATCTCATCTGGCGGAAGAAAACTCCTGTTACGGAATGCTTTCCCGGACCTGGTTCCGGATCTGATTCTCGCCCGCTCAAAAAAAGGATTTGAGGTGCCTCTGCTGGAATGGTTTAAGGGCGAACTAAAGCCAATGCTGGAAAAAGAGATTGGGGACATTACTTTCCTGAAACAGCAAAACATCTTCAACCCGGAAGCGCTGCGTCAATTATTTTTAAAAATGCTTTCCGGTGCGCCCGATGACAGCCCTGCCACCCTTTGGGCTTTCCTGGTATTTCAGAACTGGTACCGAAATTATTTTCTGAACTGA